CGCACAAGCGGAGGGGAACTCAATGAAGCTTCAGCTGCGGATCGTGATGTTATCGGCGCTGGCAATCACCGTAGGCCTGACCGGGTGCGATTCGGGGCCAGGGACGTCCAAGATCCAGGCCACACAAGCGCAGACCGACGCCACGGCGGAAGCCCCGAGCACGCCCGCGGTCGAGACGACGCCGGCCGCCGAGCCCGTAGCCCTCGGTGAGCTCAAGGACGTCCATTTCGACCTGGACCAGGCGAAGATCCGATCGGGCGAAGGCCGGATGCTGCGGGATCACGCCCGGTGGCTCAAGTC
This is a stretch of genomic DNA from Candidatus Methylomirabilota bacterium. It encodes these proteins:
- the pal gene encoding peptidoglycan-associated lipoprotein Pal, whose product is MKLQLRIVMLSALAITVGLTGCDSGPGTSKIQATQAQTDATAEAPSTPAVETTPAAEPVALGELKDVHFDLDQAKIRSGEGRMLRDHARWLKSNQNAMVTIGGHADERGSEEYNLRLGERRANAVRTYLIAQGVEADRVTVTSHGERSPACSDHTESCWSQNRRAEFQVQSR